The Mycolicibacterium mageritense genome contains a region encoding:
- a CDS encoding saccharopine dehydrogenase family protein yields MRVLALGGAGSMGAVAARTVAAGGVEQIVIADRDRAAAGRVARELADAPVPVCARRVDVTDGAELRDALHGADLVLNTVGPYFRFGLAVLRAAIDTGTHYLDICDDWEPTVAMLELDAEARAAGVTAVIGMGASPGVSNLLAATAVAPLDSVRDVYTAWPVDATGDVDDSRGQLIGADGSPTAAAVHWMQQSSGNIKAVRAGSLTEQRPLRPVALELPGGRRGTAYTVGHPEPITLHRTLGLTGDSASLMVVRPSTVAYLDVLRRDIDAGGLTNAAAARRVAEPHILSILRSLPRALVNKGPATLPPFFAAAFGERQGRETAVLAHLDPAAGIDGLLTDMARATGIPLALGMSQVVDGTARRAGVHPPEAVIDRERFFADLDRELGRTGSPPLIVVEHECR; encoded by the coding sequence ATGAGAGTTCTCGCACTGGGCGGCGCCGGATCGATGGGCGCCGTTGCTGCCCGGACCGTCGCGGCCGGAGGCGTCGAGCAGATCGTCATCGCCGATCGTGACCGTGCGGCGGCCGGGCGCGTCGCCCGGGAGTTGGCCGATGCGCCGGTGCCCGTCTGCGCCCGCCGGGTCGACGTGACCGATGGTGCCGAACTCCGCGATGCCCTGCATGGCGCGGATCTGGTGCTCAACACCGTCGGGCCGTACTTCCGCTTCGGATTGGCGGTGCTGCGGGCCGCGATCGACACCGGAACGCATTACCTCGACATCTGCGACGACTGGGAACCCACCGTCGCGATGCTCGAACTCGATGCGGAGGCCCGCGCAGCAGGCGTGACCGCGGTCATCGGCATGGGAGCCAGCCCTGGTGTGAGCAACCTGCTCGCCGCCACGGCGGTGGCGCCACTCGACTCGGTTCGCGACGTGTACACGGCCTGGCCGGTCGATGCGACGGGCGATGTCGACGACAGCCGCGGGCAACTGATCGGCGCGGACGGATCACCGACCGCCGCCGCGGTGCACTGGATGCAGCAGAGCAGCGGCAATATCAAGGCGGTTCGCGCAGGCTCGTTGACCGAGCAACGGCCGTTGCGTCCCGTCGCACTCGAGTTGCCGGGCGGACGCCGCGGAACCGCCTACACCGTCGGACACCCCGAACCCATCACGTTGCACCGCACTCTCGGACTCACCGGAGATTCCGCCAGCCTCATGGTCGTCAGGCCGTCGACGGTTGCGTATCTCGACGTGCTGCGCCGCGACATCGATGCCGGCGGGCTCACCAACGCTGCCGCCGCTCGCCGCGTGGCCGAGCCCCATATCCTCAGCATTCTCCGGTCGCTGCCGCGGGCGCTCGTGAACAAGGGTCCAGCAACATTGCCGCCGTTCTTCGCCGCGGCGTTCGGTGAACGGCAGGGCCGGGAAACCGCTGTGCTGGCCCACCTCGATCCCGCGGCCGGAATCGACGGCCTGCTGACCGACATGGCCCGCGCCACCGGAATTCCCTTGGCGCTCGGCATGTCCCAGGTCGTCGACGGCACCGCCCGGCGCGCGGGTGTGCACCCGCCCGAGGCGGTGATCGACCGCGAGCGCTTCTTCGCCGACCTCGATCGCGAACTCGGCCGCACCGGTTCCCCTCCGCTGATCGTGGTGGAACATGAATGTCGATGA
- a CDS encoding alpha/beta hydrolase family protein, which produces MNARFCYDRFVLRASGWVIAVCCVFAAVSGGVVLVQNDFDIAEQRVVIPGSAQSLDAILALPRRSEKPHGLVIFVHGDGPADASRDSFYRPLWETFARAGYASVSWNKPGVAGAPGNWLFQSMHDRAVETEAVLAWAKGRSDIDPHRIGVWGISQAGWVLPEVAADHPELQFMILVGPAVNWLRQGEYNLRAELRAQRAGDAEIAAALHRRTESVRLLRADADYGRYLASGIDDPPMSADRWRFVHTNYTADATLQLGRIRIPVLLALGADDRNVDVAETERVYRAHLSPNQLTVATFPHASHNIVKAPLDHDQGVWSVLVAVFAPRSLYAPGYLESLRQFVGDQPERSTA; this is translated from the coding sequence ATGAACGCCCGTTTCTGTTACGATAGGTTTGTGTTGCGTGCCAGTGGGTGGGTGATCGCCGTGTGCTGCGTCTTCGCGGCCGTGTCGGGCGGAGTCGTACTCGTGCAGAACGACTTCGACATCGCCGAGCAGCGCGTGGTGATACCGGGATCGGCGCAATCGCTCGACGCGATCCTGGCGCTGCCGCGTCGTAGTGAAAAGCCGCATGGGCTGGTGATTTTCGTGCACGGCGACGGCCCGGCGGACGCATCGCGGGACTCCTTCTACCGGCCGCTGTGGGAGACGTTCGCGCGGGCCGGCTACGCCTCGGTGTCCTGGAACAAGCCCGGTGTCGCCGGCGCGCCGGGCAATTGGCTGTTCCAGAGCATGCACGACCGTGCCGTCGAAACCGAAGCCGTACTGGCCTGGGCGAAAGGCCGAAGCGACATTGATCCGCACCGCATCGGGGTGTGGGGCATCAGCCAGGCGGGTTGGGTGCTGCCCGAGGTCGCCGCGGACCATCCCGAGTTGCAGTTCATGATCCTGGTAGGACCGGCCGTCAACTGGCTGCGCCAAGGCGAGTACAACCTGCGGGCCGAACTGCGCGCACAACGCGCCGGCGACGCCGAGATCGCCGCTGCGCTGCACCGCAGGACCGAATCCGTGCGACTGCTGCGCGCCGATGCCGACTATGGCCGGTACCTCGCGAGCGGCATCGACGACCCGCCGATGTCCGCCGACCGCTGGCGATTCGTGCACACCAACTACACGGCCGATGCGACGCTACAGCTGGGGCGGATCAGGATTCCTGTGCTGCTTGCCCTCGGCGCGGACGACCGCAACGTCGACGTCGCCGAAACCGAGCGGGTCTATCGCGCCCACCTGTCCCCGAACCAGCTGACCGTCGCGACGTTCCCGCACGCGTCGCACAACATCGTCAAGGCTCCGCTCGACCACGACCAGGGCGTCTGGTCGGTCCTCGTGGCGGTCTTCGCGCCGCGCTCGCTCTACGCGCCCGGCTACCTCGAATCTCTCCGGCAGTTCGTCGGAGACCAACCCGAAAGGAGCACGGCATGA